In a single window of the Anabas testudineus chromosome 17, fAnaTes1.2, whole genome shotgun sequence genome:
- the snai2 gene encoding zinc finger protein SNAI2 — protein MPRSFLVKKHINSAKKPNYSELESPTVFLSPHIYKGLPLPLIPPPEILSPAAYSPITVWTTSNLPLSPLPSDLSPISGYPSSLSDTSSKDHSGSESPRSDEDEQMLPKLTDPHGVEAEKFQCALCSKSYSTYSGLLKHKQLHCDAQTRKSFSCKYCEKEYVSLGALKMHIRTHTLPCVCKICGKAFSRPWLLQGHIRTHTGEKPFSCPHCNRAFADRSNLRAHLQTHSDVKKYQCKNCSKTFSRMSLLHKHEESGCCVAH, from the exons ATGCCACGCTCCTTTCTTGTCAAGAAACACATCAACTCCGCAAAGAAGCCAAATTACAGTGAGCTGGAGAGCCCAACAG TGTTCCTCTCGCCGCACATCTACAAGggcctccctctgcctctcatCCCCCCGCCGGAGATCCTGAGCCCGGCAGCGTACAGCCCCATCACAGTGTGGACTACCAGCAACTTGCCGCTGTCTCCGCTCCCCAGTGACCTCTCCCCCATCTCTGGATACCCATCATCGCTCTCCGACACCTCCTCTAAAGACCACAGCGGCTCTGAAAGTCCGAGGAGCGATGAAGACGAGCAGATGCTGCCCAAGCTGACAGACCCTCACGGAGTAGAGGCAGAGAAATTCCAATGTGCTTTGTGCAGCAAGTCCTACTCCACGTACTCTGGACTTCTGAagcacaaacagctgcactgcGACGCCCAAACGAGGAAatccttcagttgtaaataCTGCGAGAAGGAGTACGTTAGCCTGGGAGCTCTCAAAATGCACATCAGGACTCACACCTTGCCTTGTGTTTGCAAAATATGCGGAAAAGCTTTCTCCAGACCGTGGCTGCTCCAAGGACACATCAGGACGCACACTG GAGAGAAGCCGTTCTCCTGCCCTCACTGCAACAGGGCTTTCGCAGACAGGTCCAATCTCAGGGCTCACCTACAGACCCATTCGGATGTGAAAAAATACCAATGCAAGAACTGCTCCAAAACTTTCTCCAGGATGTCTCTTCTGCACAAGCATGAGGAATCTGGTTGTTGTGTAGCACACTGA